The Halioglobus maricola genome segment GATTTATGTTCGCTTGTTTTACGACCGGTGAAAAGTTAGCAGGTGCCTTGGCGATTGGCAGCACCTATTTTCTGTTAGACCTTATCGGCTTCGACTCTACGGCAGAGCTTAACTCGCCTGAATCCGTACAGGGGTTATTGTACCTGGTCGTAGCTATACCCATTTTAGCCAATGCTGTGGCGATGCTGATGATCTGGCGGTTTCCTATTACGCCGGAAGCTCATAAGGAAATTATCGCTGAGCTGGAAGGTATTGGCGCACTAGCCAACCATTAGAAGGAACACACTATGTTGAAAGACAACTACGAATGTTTTGATGTCACTATTAGCGACAAGGTGGCCCACATCGTGCTATCTCGACCAGAAGCGATGAACAGCATGAATAAAGCCTTCTGGAACGATCTGCCTCAAATCATACAGGCAATCGATCGCGGTGCGCTTGCACGCGTTATCGTCATTTCCTCGCAAGGCAAGCATTTTACCGCCGGCATGGACTTGTCGATATTTGCGGGAGACGATCTCACTAGTGCTGAGCAGCACGACCAATACATCAACGCAGATGTTTTCCGCAATAACCTGAAACGCATTCAGCATAGTTTTAATGTCATCGAAGAGGCCCGCATGCCCGTCCTGGTGGCTTGTCAGGGAGGTGTTATTGGTGGAGGTATTGACATGATCTGCGCAGGTGACATTCGCTGGTGCACCAGCGATGCCTTTTTCTGTGTGCAGGAAACGAACATAGCCATGACTGCCGATGTCGGTACTTTTCCACGCTTGCAGCGGTATGTAAGCGAAAGCTGGGTAAAACAAATGGCTTACACTGGCGAACGAGTCCCTGCAGAAAAAGCCAAGGAGATTGGCTTGGTGAATGATGTTTTCGAATCACACGACCAGATGCTGACACACGTTATGGCCATAGCCAGTGAGATAGCCAAAAAGAGTCCTCTGGCTGTGACCGGGTGTAAAACGCTCATAAATTACGGCCGCGACCACTCTACTAGCGACACTCTGGATTACATTGGTGTGTGGAACGCCGGCATGCTCGCGGAAAGCCATATGCAAGAAGCTTTCACCGCCAGTATGGAAAAACGAGAAGCGGTGTTTCCTGAGCTAGGAAAAACTCGTGATACAGCGTTCTAGCATCAGCAGGTGATCACGCTGTGACCTCCAGCAACTTAGCGAGTCGTCTCGTGGAGCTGGCTGTTGCAGAGGGACGCTCCGATCAGAGCTGTAACCAAGGTCGCTTGGGGGCTATGTCGAATAAAGTCCAGGTTAAGGAAGAATCTTGTTAAGATCGCTCACGAAACTGTCGAACTGATCGTGATGGAGCCAGTGCCCGGCATTTTCATAGGCGATGACTTCAGCATTGCGGAAATGTGACAGGCGCCCGTCGGATTCAGGGCTTGAGGCCCAACTATTTTCGCCCCACATTAACCAGGTTGGACAGGTGATAGCCCCCCAAAGATCATGCAATACGTCTGAAGATAAATCGATAGGCGAGAGGGCGTTCAGGTGATAATCGAACTTCCAGCTATAACTGCCATCTTCGTTGCGGTTGAGGGCATGCCACGTTAAATGGCGCACTTGCTCGTCCGACAGCTGTTGATTCGCTGCTTTCATGCGCTGATAGGCCTCATCAAAATTTGAGTAGCACTTTGTTCCTCTGGCAGCATTCTTTTGCTTGGTTTCTATCCAGTCTCGTAAACGATCCAGTGATGGCTTTTCCTCAGAAGCTTTGTCTGGTGGGCTTAGTGGCCTCAAGCCTTCGATAGCCACCAGTTTTTCGACCTTATCAGGGTAAAGGCCGGCATATCTGAGAGCCATTGCTCCACCCAGGGAGTGTGCAACTATCCTGACTTTTTTATCAGCACTTAAGTTTTGGACCAGTTGCGCAATGTCGTAAATGAATGCATTTGAAGCGTAATTTCCATCGGGAGCCCAGGCGCTATCGCCATGGCCACGCAAGTCGGGGGCCACGACATGCCAATCATCTCTTAAACGTTCTGCGACCCAATCCCAGCTGCGACAGTGGTCTTTGCCGCCATGGATAAGGATGAGTAGGGGAGCTCCTGGGTTGCCCCAGTCGGTGTAGTGTAGCTTCAGGCGCTGTGAAATATAGTAATGCGAAGTAGGGTAGATCAATCGGTTATACCTGAGTATGAAGGGGTTTGTGGCTGCCCTAGAAAATCCAATAGCCACCATCGATAATAAAATCCTGGCCTGTATGCCAGCTGCTGGCATCGCTCATGATATAGACTGCTATCGCGGCGAAATCTGAGCCTTGGCCCAGCCGTTTAGTGGGGATCCTTGACATCGCTTTTTCTCTAAATGCCGGTGTATCAACTGTGCCTTTGGTAAGCCCTGTTTCCACAAAGCCAGGTAGAATGCTGTGTGCGGTAACGCCGTGTTTTGCATACTCTACTGCTAACGCCCGGATCATCGCGTTCAAACCACCTTTTGCTGCCCCATAGTGCTCGCCCCTGGGCTGGCCTGATATAGCGGCCAGGCTGGATGTTCCCACCAAGCGGCCAAATGGGTCACCGGCTAAGGCTCGCTCGCGCATATGCTTTGCAGCACTGCGAAATACGTAAAAGGCACCGTTCAGGTTGATGTCGATGATACGGTTCCACTCTTCATCCTCAAACTCATCAAAGCGAGTTATTTGGGCGCCATAGCCCGCGTTGGCAAAGCAGCCGTCTATCTTGCCGTGATCATGTAATGCTTTAGCAAAAGCTGCATCTACAGCAGCTGCATCTGTGACATCACAGATGTTGGCAGTAATTTTTGGCCCATAGGTTGAAAGCTTCTCCAAGGCGGCATCGTTTTTAGCCGCATTCGTACCCCATATGACTATTTCGCAGCCGTGTTCTGCCAGGCCCTCTGCCATACCGAGGCCAATGCCGCTGTTGCCTCCGGTAATCAGGGCGACTTTTCCAGTGAGATCAAACATAGGTTTTCCTTGAATCGATAAGATAGCGTGGTAAAACGGCGATCAGCCACTATTCGTAGTCAGGTTCTTCCCACCAAGGGAAAAAGTCGGGCAGGTTTTTTGGGACTGTATCGGGGTAGGCTGGGGCTCGCTTCTCCAGAAAGCTGGCTACGCCCTCGGCAGAATCTTTTGATTGGCCACGGCTGAAGACGCCACGGCTATCTACTTTATGTGCTGCCATTGGGTGGTCTTGTGTGGGTATGCGCCAAATCATATGTCGTGTGAGTGCGACTGAAACTGGCGCCGTATTATCCACGATTTCGCGCGCCAGTGATCGGGCAGCGCTCAACAGTTCGTCAGCAGGGTGTATCGAACGTATAAGCCCACCGGCCAAGGCTTCTTCAGGCCCGAAAATTCTGCCGGTCATACACCATTCCAGAGCCTGGGCGCGGCCAACGATTTTGGGTAAAAACCATGCGCAGGCAGATTCTGGCACTATACCTCTGCGTGCAAAAACGTAACCAAACTTGGCCTTTTCGCTGGCCAGCCGTATATCCATGGCAACAATCATAGAGCCACCGGCGCCAACAGCGGCACCGTTAATGGCGCCAATAATCGGCTTGTTGCATTGGTACATGCGCAAGGTGATAAAACCGCCGCCGTCACGGATGGAAGGATCACTGTAGTTGATGCTGCCGTCGGCATTTTTCGGGATCTGGTATTCAAACGGATTTGAGCTATCGCCTGGACCGGCTGATTGCGTAAGGTCTGCGCCAGCACAAAAACCTCGGCCTTCGCCAGTGACGATAACCGCTCTTACGTCATCATCAGCGTCGATTAGATCCAGCGCTTGAACCATTTCCTGCATCATTTGTACCGTCATAGCGTTTAGCTGGTCGGGTCGATTCAGGGTGATCGTCGCGATATGGTCTTCGACGTCATATTTGATTGTTTCGAATTGTTTGGTGTTCACCGGAGTCTCCTCAGTGCCAATTGCAATTGCTTGGCGTTATTGAATTGGGTCTATGTCGGTTGCCGATTACAAGGATAAGCCACCGTCTACCACTAAGTGATGGCCGGTTACGTAGGCGGCCAGTGGGGAGGCTAAAAACAGCACACCGCCCGCAATATCTTCAGGTGTGCCAAAACGACCGGCAGGGCATGTTTTAGCAAATTCTGCCTCTTGCTCTGGGCTCGATTGGTTGGCTGTTAGTTTGGTGGGCACCATACCGGGAGCCAGGGTGTTGACACGAACGCCTTTGCGGCCCCACTTTTGAGCCAGTGCCTTGGTAAGCTGTACCAGACCAGCCTTGCTCGCGGTGTACGCGGGGTTAGCAGGTGCGGGTCGAATGGATACGACAGAGTCGAGGTTAACGATATTACCCTTGCTGGCTTCCAATAGCGGGAAGAACTCAGTGCACAACTGCATTGCGCCGGTTAGATTGATGGTTAAAATCTTCTCGAAGCCTTCTCGTTCAAACTCCGCCTTGCCCCACAATACAGAGCCTATGCAATTTACCAATACATCCAGCGTTTGAAAATTTTGTGCGAGTGCTTCAATGGAATCGGCATCCTGGATATTCAGGGAATAAAATGTCATGCCCGAAAAATCATTGTCGTAATCTTCAGCAGTGCGTGTGCCGGTAATGGATACGTCTGCGCCCGCTTCTAACAGGGCCTTTGCCACACCGTAACCGATGCCGTCCGAGGCTCCGCATACCAATACGTTTTTGCCGCTAAAATCTAATGCATTTACCAAGCTCATATCGCTTTCCTGTGTTAAAAATGTTTTCCTGGTTTGAGTGAAGCGTCGGGCTAGGGGGTGATAAGTAGCTTCATTACACCGTCTTCCTGGGCATCAAACATGCGATAGGCTTCGGCGCCATCGGAAAGATCAAAGTGATGGGTGAATACGCCTTCGCCTTTAATTCGGCCAGATTGCAACATCGGGATAAGTTCGGGCCATGAATCTACAATACCGGCAATGCCCATGTGCACGACCAGGCTTTTGCCTTGAACGATATGCAGCGGCATGCTGGTATTTGCCTGGAGTATGCCCAGCACCGATAAACGGCCGCCGACGCGGGCCATTTTTACCGCCTGGGTGAGGGTGGGTCCAACACCGACGGCTTCTATGACTGAGTCGACACCCAGGCCCCTGGTATCTTCATAAACGCGTTGCACGGCTTCGTCGGGATGTAAGCCAATGGCTCCAAAGGTTTGTGCCATGTTGCGACGGCTAGCTTGCGGGTCGATGGCATAAACCGCCGAGGCGCCTACGGCAAGAGCAGCCTCTGCTGCAAGTCGTCCTATAGGCCCTTGCCCGATAACTGCCACCGTGTCACCAGGGCCAACCCCTGACATTTTCACACCGTAATAGCCGGTAGCTAGTGCGTCAGTTAGTAATATCGCTTGTTCGTCGCTAACACCCTCTGGAATGCTGGTTGCGGTAAGGTCGGCATTGACGACTTCAAGGTAGTCAGCATGTCCGCCGTTAAGGTCGGGAGAAATGCCGTAGGCTGTTCCGTGCGCTGCACCAGTGCGATACGCCTCGCACAAGTTGGCTTGCCCCGCAAGGCAGCGACGACATGTGCCACAGGCCGCGCCGCCGGAAATAACTATGCGGTCACCCACTTTGTGGGAGCGTACCCCCGAGCCTATTTCCATGACTTCGCCGATGGCTTCATGGCCGGTGCAAAAGTGTTGCATCGGTTGGGAGTAATCAAGCTTACCGATGCGGTCACCGTGATACATATGCAGGTCAGAACCGCAAATACTGCAGTTCAGAACCTTCACAACGAGATTGCGTTCATCACGGATAATAGGATCGTTGAAGGATTCGTAACGAATATCTTTGGGGCCGTTAAAGACTAGCGCTTTCATATTCTGCCTCTTTAATTTTTTAGACTTGAGTAGGGATACCCTGTGCAATCCAGCGATGAGCTCGATTGAAAAGCGTTAAGGTCAAGCCGTGTAAGTGATCGCCCATGGCCTTGTCGGCTTTACCGGCACATGCACGCGCATGGGTTCCTTCCAGAATAATGCCCAGCTTGTAGCAGGCCAGCACCGCGTACCACTGAAGAGATGTAAGGTCTCGGCTAGAGTGCTTGCCATAATGGGCAACCATTTCGGCGATGCTCAAAAAACCATCCGCGGGTTCGATGTTTGTCGTTGTAAAGCCGTCGCCGTCGTCACTGGTAGCCATTACCCAACCAAGATCTATTAACGGGTCACCTATCGTGCTCATTTCCCAGTCAATGAGTGCGGCGAGTTCGCCATTGTCATTGTTGGTCATGGTGTTGGCCATGTGGGCGTCGCCATGAATGATCCCAGGTGTGGTAGCTGCCGGAATATTGTTTTCCAGCCAGTCGTAAATCTCTTGCTGATAGGGCAGGGGAGAGTCGCCGTAGCCTTCAAGCTCATAGAAACTTTCTAATTCGCCGCGCCACCGCGCCGGTTGTCGTTGCAGAAAGCCTTCGGGCTTGCCAAAACCATCAAGGCCCAGGCTTGTGTAGTCCAGCATACCTAGCTTGGCCAGGGCTTCCATATGGCACTCCGACATACGTCGGCGGATGGTAGCATCGCTGCGGTGTGGCTCAGGCATGCCGGTGGATGGGTTGAACCCCTCCACCGGCTCCATTAGAAAGAAGGCTGCACCCAATATGGATTCATCTTCACAGTGGGCAATGTATCCGGGGTGAGGTATACCGCTGCCAGTGAGCGCCTGAAGAATCCGAGCTTCGCGCATCATAACCTTGTTGCTGCTGGCACGAAGGTGCTTGGGTGGACGTCTTAAAACAAAGGGGCGACCGCCGCGCTCAAAATAGAGCAAAATATTTTGGGTGCCACCGGTTAGCAGCCGTTGGTTTTCAAACGCGCCTTCGCTGGGTAGGCCTTGTGCCTGCATCCAGTCACTGAGTCGATCGAAATCAACCAGCTCTTTTTCTACAAGTGCTGGCATATTTATGCATTCTCTACAGCAGCTTTGATGGTCATTTTACCTAGCTGAGACATATGGACTTCACAAGGCCCATCGGTAAAACGAATCATGCGGGCGGTGGCGAAGATGTTGGCAATGGGGGTGTCCTGAGAAATTCCCATACCACCGTGCGCTTGCATGGCACGGTCAGCAACGTCTTGGCACATTTGCGGTGCAACAATCTTGATCATGGCAATCAGGTCTTTAGCTTCTTTGTTGCCCACTTTATCCAACTTGTCGGCAGCGGCCAGCGTCAGTAGTCGAGCCTGTTCAATCTCACAGCGAGACCTGGCAACGTCCTGACGAATGCTGCCCTGAGCAGACAGTTTTTTACCAAACGGTGCACGTTCTTCGACGCGGTGGCACATCAGATCCAGACAGCGCTGGGCGGCACCGATTTGACGCATACAGTGGTGGATACGACCTGGGCCAAGACGGCCCTGGGCAATTTCAAAACCCCGGCCTTCACCCAGAATGATGTTCTCTACCGGGACACGAACATTTTCAAGCAGAACCTCACCGTGGCCTGCGGGCGAGTGATAATGATTCATCACTTTTAGTGGACGAACCAAGGTAACCCCCGGGGTGTCTTTGGGCACAATAATGGTCGATTGTTGGGTGTACTTGGGTGCATCGAAGTCAGTTTTACCCATGACCAACAGCAGTTCACAGCGAGGGTCATAAACACTGGAAGACCACCACTTGCGACCGTTAATCACGTACTCATCTCCATCACGAACAATGGAGCACTCGACATTGGTGGCGTCGGAACAGGCTTTTTGTGGTTCGGTCATCAGGTAGGCAGAGCGAATGTCGCCGTCTAGCAATGGACGCAACCACCGTTCTTGCTGTGCAGAGGTGCCATAACGAGCCAGGACTTCCATATTGCCGGTGTCAGGTGCGCTACAGTTAAACACCTCACTGGCAAATCCCACGCGGCCCATCAGTTCTGCCAGAGGGGCATACTCCAGGTTAGTCAGACCCGGGCTGAATTCACCATACTCTTTAGGCAGGAAGAAGTTCCAGAGGCCTTCAGCCTTTGCCTTGGCTTTGAGCTCTTCCAGAATTGGCGGGACAACCCACAGATTGGCTGGGTCGGTCGTAAAGTCTTCGTAAGCCTCTTCGTTAGGGTAAATATGTTCCTGCATAAAGGCTTCAATGCGAGCCATTAGCTCTTTTACTGCGTCCGTATGTTCAAAATTCATCAATAACTCCCTCGATGCTGGCTTATGGTCGTACTGTCCGACCAAAATTGCATATTATTGGAGCGGTGTGATACAGTCAAGCTCATGCCGACCCAAACCTTGCAGCGTGAGCCCCTCTACCGCCAGATCTACCAGATCCTGGAGAGCCAGATTCTGAAAAGTGAACTGAGGGTGGGAGACACCATTCCCGCCGAACAGGCCCTCGCCGACAGCCTGCAGGTGCACCGCTCATCTGTTCGTGAGGCACTGCGCCTGCTGGAGGAGAATGGCCTGGTGGAAAGAAAGCCCGGCGGCAAGAAGCTGACAGTGCGTTCACCTGATCGCAATAAGATAGGCAGTCGGATTTCCAATACGCTTATTCTCGAAGAGGTCACCTTCAACGAACTTTATGAGGCCATCCGAATTATCGACTCAGATATAGCGGGTGTAGCTGCCGAAAAAATTTCAGACAGTCAGTTGGATAAGTTGGCAAAAAACCTGCGCCAGACTGAGGCGAACCTGGGCGACAGCGAAGCCCTGGAGGAATTGGATTTCGAATTCCACACGCTGATCGCCGAGGGCTGCTGTAACCGGGTATTGCAGCTGAGCAGGCTGGGTATTTCACAACTGTTCTTTCCTGCGGTGCATCAACTTATGACTAATCTGGATGTTAACCAGCGGCTGCTGGAGGCTCACCGACAGATCTACGAAGGATTGCGCAATCACGATCCGGAGCATACGCGCACCTGGGTGCTGAAGCACACGGATGATTTCAAGCGTGGTTATGAAGTAGCAGGGCTGGACATGCAGGGGGCAGTGGGTTCCTTAACCAGTAACGTAGTCTAGTCTGAAAAGTGGTAGTGCCTACTCGATTGCTCGATTTCTTAAGTGCTAACGGGTTATTGCAACTTCGGTCAATGTAGCTGGCACACCGGTGCGTTTGAGTACCATTACATCGCCATTGTTGGCCGGACATGTCAATTTTGGGCAGCGATTGTCATTCCCTTCTGTATTTAAATCGTGCAAGTCTTACTCTCCAGTCGACTATAAAAAAGTCCAATCGAGGGCAATGCTATGACTACAGCGGAAAACAAGCTAGTTGGTAAAGACGATCAACATTTTGATGTAATTATTGTTGGAGCGGGTATCTCCGGTATTGGCTCGGCCTATCACTTGCAAAAAAACTGTCCAGACAAACGTTTTGCCATTCTTGAGATGCAAGACACGTTTGGTGGCACCTGGAAAACTCATAAGTATCCCGGCGTGCGCTCTGATTCAGATCTATATACTTTTGGCTATGACTTTAAGCCCTGGGTCGGCGATCCGATTGCTACCGGGGAAGAAATACTCAACTACATGGGCGAAGTCATAGAAGAAAATGGCCTGGCTCCGCATATACGTTACGGCCATCGTATTACGGCCTGCAGTTGGTCCAGTGCCGAAAACATCTGGCATATCGATGTTACTCGTCTCGTCGATGGAGAACAGCTGAAGTTTACCTGCGGCTTCCTGTGGATGTGCCAGGGCTACTACGATCACGAAAAGCCCTATCTCCCCGACTGGTCGGGGATGGATCGATATCAAGGCGTGCTTGTACATGCGCAGCTATGGGATCCGAATACCGATTACACCGACAAGCGTGTCCTGGTGATTGGCTCCGGAGCAACAGCTGCAACGGTGATTCCCGAGTTTGCGAAAACAGCAAAGCACGTGACCATGCTGCAACGTTCACCGACCTATTTTTACTGTGATGAGAATCGAAATGAGCTGGCAGATCGTCTAAGGCTGATTGGCATAGACGAGGACACTATCCATCGCGTTGTTCGGGCCGACATTATCTATAAACAGTATGAGATGACCCAGCTTTCGGAGTCTGATCCTGATTCGATGATCGAGATGTTGAGGGACCAGATTCGCAGTTACGTGGGCGATGACTTCGAGTTTGAGCCCCACTTTGTACCAAAGTATCGGCCGTGGCAGCAGAGGCTCGCATTTTGTCCGGGAGCCGACATCTTTAAGGCCGCCGTCGATGGCAAATTGACGGTGGTGACGGACACCCTGGAGACATTCACCGAGAAGGGAGTGCGCACTGCATCTGGCGAAGAAATCGAAGCAGATATTGTCGTCGCAGCTACCGGATTCAATTTGAAGGTGATGGGGGGCATCCCGTTCGAAGTCGATGGTGAGCAGGTGAATTGGCACGAAACCGTCAATTATAGAGGCATGATGTTTACCGGTGTGCCCAAC includes the following:
- a CDS encoding enoyl-CoA hydratase-related protein is translated as MLKDNYECFDVTISDKVAHIVLSRPEAMNSMNKAFWNDLPQIIQAIDRGALARVIVISSQGKHFTAGMDLSIFAGDDLTSAEQHDQYINADVFRNNLKRIQHSFNVIEEARMPVLVACQGGVIGGGIDMICAGDIRWCTSDAFFCVQETNIAMTADVGTFPRLQRYVSESWVKQMAYTGERVPAEKAKEIGLVNDVFESHDQMLTHVMAIASEIAKKSPLAVTGCKTLINYGRDHSTSDTLDYIGVWNAGMLAESHMQEAFTASMEKREAVFPELGKTRDTAF
- a CDS encoding alpha/beta fold hydrolase, whose translation is MIYPTSHYYISQRLKLHYTDWGNPGAPLLILIHGGKDHCRSWDWVAERLRDDWHVVAPDLRGHGDSAWAPDGNYASNAFIYDIAQLVQNLSADKKVRIVAHSLGGAMALRYAGLYPDKVEKLVAIEGLRPLSPPDKASEEKPSLDRLRDWIETKQKNAARGTKCYSNFDEAYQRMKAANQQLSDEQVRHLTWHALNRNEDGSYSWKFDYHLNALSPIDLSSDVLHDLWGAITCPTWLMWGENSWASSPESDGRLSHFRNAEVIAYENAGHWLHHDQFDSFVSDLNKILP
- a CDS encoding SDR family NAD(P)-dependent oxidoreductase; the encoded protein is MFDLTGKVALITGGNSGIGLGMAEGLAEHGCEIVIWGTNAAKNDAALEKLSTYGPKITANICDVTDAAAVDAAFAKALHDHGKIDGCFANAGYGAQITRFDEFEDEEWNRIIDINLNGAFYVFRSAAKHMRERALAGDPFGRLVGTSSLAAISGQPRGEHYGAAKGGLNAMIRALAVEYAKHGVTAHSILPGFVETGLTKGTVDTPAFREKAMSRIPTKRLGQGSDFAAIAVYIMSDASSWHTGQDFIIDGGYWIF
- a CDS encoding crotonase/enoyl-CoA hydratase family protein, with amino-acid sequence MNTKQFETIKYDVEDHIATITLNRPDQLNAMTVQMMQEMVQALDLIDADDDVRAVIVTGEGRGFCAGADLTQSAGPGDSSNPFEYQIPKNADGSINYSDPSIRDGGGFITLRMYQCNKPIIGAINGAAVGAGGSMIVAMDIRLASEKAKFGYVFARRGIVPESACAWFLPKIVGRAQALEWCMTGRIFGPEEALAGGLIRSIHPADELLSAARSLAREIVDNTAPVSVALTRHMIWRIPTQDHPMAAHKVDSRGVFSRGQSKDSAEGVASFLEKRAPAYPDTVPKNLPDFFPWWEEPDYE
- a CDS encoding SDR family NAD(P)-dependent oxidoreductase, giving the protein MSLVNALDFSGKNVLVCGASDGIGYGVAKALLEAGADVSITGTRTAEDYDNDFSGMTFYSLNIQDADSIEALAQNFQTLDVLVNCIGSVLWGKAEFEREGFEKILTINLTGAMQLCTEFFPLLEASKGNIVNLDSVVSIRPAPANPAYTASKAGLVQLTKALAQKWGRKGVRVNTLAPGMVPTKLTANQSSPEQEAEFAKTCPAGRFGTPEDIAGGVLFLASPLAAYVTGHHLVVDGGLSL
- a CDS encoding alcohol dehydrogenase catalytic domain-containing protein codes for the protein MKALVFNGPKDIRYESFNDPIIRDERNLVVKVLNCSICGSDLHMYHGDRIGKLDYSQPMQHFCTGHEAIGEVMEIGSGVRSHKVGDRIVISGGAACGTCRRCLAGQANLCEAYRTGAAHGTAYGISPDLNGGHADYLEVVNADLTATSIPEGVSDEQAILLTDALATGYYGVKMSGVGPGDTVAVIGQGPIGRLAAEAALAVGASAVYAIDPQASRRNMAQTFGAIGLHPDEAVQRVYEDTRGLGVDSVIEAVGVGPTLTQAVKMARVGGRLSVLGILQANTSMPLHIVQGKSLVVHMGIAGIVDSWPELIPMLQSGRIKGEGVFTHHFDLSDGAEAYRMFDAQEDGVMKLLITP
- a CDS encoding phosphotransferase family protein, with product MPALVEKELVDFDRLSDWMQAQGLPSEGAFENQRLLTGGTQNILLYFERGGRPFVLRRPPKHLRASSNKVMMREARILQALTGSGIPHPGYIAHCEDESILGAAFFLMEPVEGFNPSTGMPEPHRSDATIRRRMSECHMEALAKLGMLDYTSLGLDGFGKPEGFLQRQPARWRGELESFYELEGYGDSPLPYQQEIYDWLENNIPAATTPGIIHGDAHMANTMTNNDNGELAALIDWEMSTIGDPLIDLGWVMATSDDGDGFTTTNIEPADGFLSIAEMVAHYGKHSSRDLTSLQWYAVLACYKLGIILEGTHARACAGKADKAMGDHLHGLTLTLFNRAHRWIAQGIPTQV
- a CDS encoding acyl-CoA dehydrogenase family protein, coding for MNFEHTDAVKELMARIEAFMQEHIYPNEEAYEDFTTDPANLWVVPPILEELKAKAKAEGLWNFFLPKEYGEFSPGLTNLEYAPLAELMGRVGFASEVFNCSAPDTGNMEVLARYGTSAQQERWLRPLLDGDIRSAYLMTEPQKACSDATNVECSIVRDGDEYVINGRKWWSSSVYDPRCELLLVMGKTDFDAPKYTQQSTIIVPKDTPGVTLVRPLKVMNHYHSPAGHGEVLLENVRVPVENIILGEGRGFEIAQGRLGPGRIHHCMRQIGAAQRCLDLMCHRVEERAPFGKKLSAQGSIRQDVARSRCEIEQARLLTLAAADKLDKVGNKEAKDLIAMIKIVAPQMCQDVADRAMQAHGGMGISQDTPIANIFATARMIRFTDGPCEVHMSQLGKMTIKAAVENA
- a CDS encoding FadR/GntR family transcriptional regulator, whose translation is MPTQTLQREPLYRQIYQILESQILKSELRVGDTIPAEQALADSLQVHRSSVREALRLLEENGLVERKPGGKKLTVRSPDRNKIGSRISNTLILEEVTFNELYEAIRIIDSDIAGVAAEKISDSQLDKLAKNLRQTEANLGDSEALEELDFEFHTLIAEGCCNRVLQLSRLGISQLFFPAVHQLMTNLDVNQRLLEAHRQIYEGLRNHDPEHTRTWVLKHTDDFKRGYEVAGLDMQGAVGSLTSNVV
- a CDS encoding flavin-containing monooxygenase, which encodes MTTAENKLVGKDDQHFDVIIVGAGISGIGSAYHLQKNCPDKRFAILEMQDTFGGTWKTHKYPGVRSDSDLYTFGYDFKPWVGDPIATGEEILNYMGEVIEENGLAPHIRYGHRITACSWSSAENIWHIDVTRLVDGEQLKFTCGFLWMCQGYYDHEKPYLPDWSGMDRYQGVLVHAQLWDPNTDYTDKRVLVIGSGATAATVIPEFAKTAKHVTMLQRSPTYFYCDENRNELADRLRLIGIDEDTIHRVVRADIIYKQYEMTQLSESDPDSMIEMLRDQIRSYVGDDFEFEPHFVPKYRPWQQRLAFCPGADIFKAAVDGKLTVVTDTLETFTEKGVRTASGEEIEADIVVAATGFNLKVMGGIPFEVDGEQVNWHETVNYRGMMFTGVPNMVWVFGYFRASWTLRVDMLGELVCKLFKNMDAREAKRVEVALRDEDQDMQILPWISDEEFNPNYLMRDLSLLPSRGSKPEWRHNQDYWVEREQIPATDLNGSEFVYDGHRHR